From the genome of Thermogutta terrifontis, one region includes:
- the flgA gene encoding flagellar basal body P-ring formation chaperone FlgA, translated as MRRHNRFHNLICLPLCVLFLGVVGAPALAATFVFQPQYTSHGGPVLLGQIAEITDCDETTRNALACLELFPAPPLGEVKFVSQQDVREILALRGIDTTVHLWQGAPQVRIVTSPQATLRVLSSSGPATPVSPALQARAESRLKKAIQEYMKSQYPQLPPCEPSFSLTAEDARWLAAADAIVVIERDRALAPDRRVFAGVVRAPGGVRTIQIETQLQPRLLVVVAARPLARDTVLTRDDVRLSDDVEPAPGYATRLEDVLGRQLTTGVAPGRPIALSNLREPVLIRRGEVVQISVRAPGVMIRTLGRAKDDGVLGHLVPVETLDNRGKTILGKVVDHQLVEVYAASTQAANASQ; from the coding sequence ATGCGCCGCCATAATCGTTTCCACAACCTGATTTGTTTGCCCCTTTGTGTTCTGTTCTTGGGCGTGGTGGGGGCGCCCGCTCTCGCTGCCACGTTCGTGTTTCAGCCTCAGTACACCTCTCATGGCGGCCCTGTGCTGCTGGGCCAGATTGCGGAGATCACCGACTGTGACGAAACAACCAGAAACGCGCTGGCATGCCTCGAACTGTTTCCGGCTCCTCCCCTGGGGGAAGTAAAATTCGTGTCTCAGCAGGATGTCCGCGAAATTCTCGCACTGCGGGGCATCGATACGACGGTTCATCTTTGGCAGGGTGCTCCCCAGGTGCGCATTGTCACCAGCCCTCAGGCCACACTCAGGGTACTTAGCTCATCTGGTCCAGCGACGCCAGTTTCGCCCGCCCTCCAGGCACGCGCAGAGTCCCGGCTCAAAAAGGCCATCCAGGAATACATGAAGTCACAGTATCCCCAGCTCCCGCCGTGCGAGCCGTCCTTCTCACTCACCGCGGAAGACGCGCGCTGGCTGGCGGCAGCCGACGCCATCGTGGTGATTGAGCGCGACCGGGCCCTGGCACCCGATCGCCGCGTATTTGCCGGGGTTGTCAGGGCACCGGGCGGGGTGCGGACAATTCAGATCGAAACGCAACTGCAACCGCGTCTGTTGGTGGTTGTGGCAGCCCGGCCGCTCGCCAGGGATACCGTTCTCACCCGCGACGACGTCCGACTTTCCGACGACGTGGAGCCCGCCCCCGGATACGCCACGCGTTTGGAAGATGTCCTCGGCCGACAACTCACCACCGGTGTGGCGCCGGGCAGGCCCATCGCCCTTTCCAATCTTCGTGAACCCGTCCTCATCAGACGCGGGGAGGTCGTGCAGATTTCCGTTCGTGCCCCCGGGGTGATGATACGCACGCTGGGCCGTGCAAAAGACGACGGCGTTCTCGGCCATCTCGTGCCTGTGGAAACTCTGGACAATCGGGGAAAAACCATTCTCGGAAAAGTCGTGGATCACCAGCTTGTTGAGGTCTACGCCGCTTCCACACAGGCAGCTAACGCGAGCCAGTAA
- the flgG gene encoding flagellar basal-body rod protein FlgG yields MSVQTLYSAATGMLAMEKKLDVIANNLANVETTAFKRDRANFEDLFYRHEVFPGTEDSSGQYTPIGISIGLGSRLSGVQTEFRQGAFQQTSNPLDVAIEGAGFFQVLDPSGQIYYTRAGNFSINANGNLVLGSAHTGRLLEPPIVIPNDATAITITPEGRVFVQQPNNPQLTPVGEIQLVNFINPEGLLKLGENLYAETDASGPPQAGTPGQEGLGILRQNALEASNVEPVRELIDLITTQRAFEMNSQAVQVGDQMMQLVSNLRRY; encoded by the coding sequence ATGAGTGTTCAAACCCTGTATTCCGCTGCGACGGGCATGCTGGCGATGGAGAAAAAGCTCGATGTCATCGCCAACAATCTCGCCAACGTGGAGACCACTGCTTTCAAACGCGACCGCGCCAATTTTGAAGACCTCTTTTATCGCCACGAAGTCTTTCCCGGCACAGAGGATAGCTCCGGCCAGTACACCCCGATCGGAATCTCGATTGGCCTTGGATCCCGGCTTTCCGGCGTGCAAACCGAGTTTCGCCAGGGAGCGTTCCAGCAAACTTCAAATCCGCTGGACGTCGCCATTGAAGGAGCGGGGTTCTTCCAGGTGCTCGATCCTTCGGGACAGATTTACTATACCCGAGCCGGAAACTTTTCCATCAATGCCAATGGTAACCTCGTGCTGGGATCTGCCCACACCGGACGGCTCCTGGAGCCGCCCATCGTCATTCCCAACGATGCCACCGCGATCACCATCACGCCGGAGGGGCGGGTGTTTGTTCAGCAACCGAACAACCCGCAATTGACACCTGTGGGTGAGATCCAGCTCGTCAATTTCATCAATCCCGAAGGGCTCCTTAAATTGGGGGAAAATCTCTATGCCGAGACCGATGCCTCCGGCCCGCCGCAGGCCGGCACTCCCGGACAGGAAGGCCTCGGCATCCTGCGTCAGAACGCCCTGGAGGCCTCCAACGTCGAGCCGGTTCGTGAGCTCATCGACCTGATCACCACGCAACGGGCCTTCGAAATGAATTCCCAGGCTGTTCAGGTTGGTGACCAGATGATGCAGTTGGTCTCCAATCTCCGCCGCTACTGA
- a CDS encoding flagellar basal body L-ring protein FlgH: MRIHLLTLIIILEWVLNGSPMAIAQTSSLLGTSQGPPPTLDRLSWTYQTPPEQRTLKLRDVITVVVDEKTQVIAEGQMDRRKNANGKFVLSDWILLKGWSLIPDPQSKGDPTIGGSMENKYRAESELQSREALKLRVACEIVDIRPNGNLVIEGRRTIQVNNDIWEIYLTGTVWPKSILPDNTVLSENIADLRIVKREAGHVRDGYRRGWLLKWLDTHQPF; this comes from the coding sequence ATGCGAATTCATTTATTAACCCTTATAATCATCCTTGAATGGGTGCTCAATGGCAGTCCGATGGCCATCGCCCAAACCAGCAGTCTGCTGGGAACTTCCCAGGGGCCGCCGCCCACGCTGGACCGCCTTTCCTGGACCTATCAAACGCCCCCGGAACAGAGAACCCTGAAGCTGCGGGATGTGATCACCGTGGTCGTGGATGAAAAGACACAGGTCATCGCGGAAGGCCAGATGGACCGCCGAAAAAACGCCAATGGCAAATTCGTCCTCTCCGACTGGATCCTTCTGAAGGGCTGGTCACTCATTCCCGATCCGCAAAGTAAAGGGGATCCGACTATCGGCGGTTCTATGGAAAACAAATATCGGGCCGAGTCGGAACTGCAAAGTCGCGAGGCTTTAAAACTTCGCGTCGCCTGCGAAATCGTGGATATTCGTCCCAACGGCAACCTCGTCATTGAAGGCCGACGCACCATCCAGGTGAATAACGATATTTGGGAAATTTATCTCACGGGCACGGTTTGGCCGAAGTCCATCCTACCGGATAACACGGTGCTCAGCGAAAACATTGCCGATCTGAGGATTGTCAAGCGGGAGGCCGGGCACGTCCGCGATGGATACCGTCGCGGCTGGCTCCTGAAATGGCTCGATACGCATCAACCGTTTTGA